The Henckelia pumila isolate YLH828 chromosome 2, ASM3356847v2, whole genome shotgun sequence genome includes a window with the following:
- the LOC140877421 gene encoding uncharacterized protein — translation MAPFKDLYGKKCISLLYWDDISEAPDIGLDMIREMTEKLKLIHKQMKMTQDRQAKYANVRRRPLCFEQGIHDVFHVSMLRKYQPDASHILQSDEAELNETPSYFEQSIQILDQKVKQLRNKMIQLVKVQWTRHRIEEATWETEEDMRQRFPELFH, via the exons atggctccatttaAAGATTTGTATGGAAAGAAGTGCATATCTCttctttattgggatgatatctcagaggCACCTGATATTGGGCTAGATATGATCAGAGAAATGACTGAGAAATTGAAACTCATTCATAAGCAAATGAAGATGACTCAAgaccgacaagcgaagtatgctaATGTTAGACGTCGACCTTTGTGTTTTGAACAGGG TATACATGACGTGTTTCATGTAtctatgttgaggaagtatcaACCTGATGCATCTCATATTCTCCAGTCTGACGAAGCAGAACTTAATGAGACTCCGAGCTACTTTGAGCAgtctattcagattcttgatcagaaagtaaagcaactcagaaacaagaTGATACagttagtcaaagttcagtggactCGACATAGAATtgaagaagcgacatgggaGACTGAAGaggacatgagacagagatttccagagctatttcactga
- the LOC140880022 gene encoding putative late blight resistance protein homolog R1A-10 — MADAAVEFLLENLKQLLLYHAHLILDSKRQVENLENDLRLFKAFLKDSTKKRKKDETLRELVRQIRDVVYEAEDVIDAFVTQAAETKSKTYFKKVFFTPSKLLSVAREVETIGGKVKNIYDKNRIDFASLDIDGAAADDQIPDEKKDPTVRQENIVGLEDETNTIIKYLTEASKELDVISIIGMPGLGKTTLAGKIFRDQRIQFEFPTRIWVYVSQEFRKRDVFLSILSNFTKITDDMYRKSDEDIAKLLRENLERGKFFIVMDDVWTAAAWTELQDAFPKTNNMGKILITSRNEEVAWQANRDREPHKLRLLTSEESWLLLRLEVFGKPECPSELEVLGKLIVEQCGRLPLAIVVIGGTLVKKAAAGDMSAKKNAWRKVSESVGTYLNEDQDKRMEKIIALSYDKLPYYLRSCFLYLGMFPEDFEIPVRKLTLMWIAEGFILQKPGISLEETAQDYLEDLISRNLVMVDKVNPDGKIRTCRIHDMLREFCKNEAGNAKENFFQEMKRSSGGIFDPSVSEVVKFRRLCIHSNVVSFISTKPYGPRIRSFLCFSKEDITLLPENISSIPAAFKLLRVLEGKSFKFTKFPSDLTNLVHLRYLVLSSNFKVLPDSIAKLWNIQTLIVDTTSRTLDIKADIWKMIQLRHVKINASTTLLKSSKTKGEKLQTLGTISHQSCTEDFFDRARGLKKLGIRGRIDTLLDAKGLEKLGNLDKLKLVNDAFPLPPSEGRLTSLPQPYKFPPKLRSITLSATFLDWSHMATLGMLDTLEVLKLKDNAFEGSCWEAAEGGFRHLEILQVERTNLVVWVAAGHHFPRLRCLVLRNCERLEAIPIGLADSLQKLDLKRVNKSASDSARKIEAKKLKQGTETSKRNQFKLYIAPGDE, encoded by the exons ATGGCGGATGCAGCAGTAGAGTTCCtgctcgagaatctcaaacagCTGCTTCTCTATCACGCACATTTAATCCTCGACTCCAAAAGGCAAGTCGAGAACCTCGAAAACGATCTCCGATTGTTCAAAGCCTTTCTCAAAGACTCCACCAAAAAGCGCAAGAAGGACGAAACTCTGCGCGAATTGGTGCGACAGATCAGAGACGTGGTGTACGAAGCCGAAGATGTAATCGATGCTTTCGTTACTCAGGCGGCGGAGACCAAATCCAAGACTTATTTCAAGAAAGTCTTCTTCACTCCGTCCAAGCTTCTAAGTGTGGCCAGGGAGGTTGAGACCATCGGAGGGAaggttaaaaatatatatgacaAGAACAGGATCGACTTTGCTTCTCTCGATATCGATGGCGCCGCCGCCGATGACCAGATTCCCGACGAAAAGAAG GATCCTACAGTCAGGCAAGAAAACATTGTGGGGTTGGAAGATGAGACAAATACTATAATCAAGTATTTGACTGAAGCATCTAAGGAACTAGATGTCATCTCAATTATTGGTATGCCAGGCCTTGGCAAAACGACACTAGCAGGGAAGATCTTTCGTGACCAAAGAATCCAGTTTGAATTCCCCACTCGGATATGGGTTTATGTCTCTCAAGAGTTCAGGAAAAGGGACGTATTTCTATCCATTCTCAGTAACTTTACGAAGATCACAGATGACATGTATCGTAAAAGTGATGAGGACATAGCAAAGCTCCTCCGTGAAAATCTCGAGAGAGGAAAATTTTTCATTGTTATGGATGATGTGTGGACTGCTGCTGCATGGACCGAGCTTCAGGATGCCTTCCCAAAAACCAATAACATGGGTAAAATCTTGATTACCAGTCGTAACGAGGAAGTTGCTTGGCAAGCTAACCGTGATCGAGAACCCCACAAGCTGCGTCTCCTGACTTCTGAAGAAAGTTGGCTGCTGCTTCGATTAGAGGTATTTGGGAAACCTGAGTGCCCTTCAGAGCTCGAAGTGCTCGGAAAACTTATAGTTGAACAATGTGGCCGCCTCCCGCTGGCTATAGTTGTGATTGGAGGGACTCTCGTAAAAAAAGCTGCCGCAGGTGACATGAGCGCAAAAAAAAATGCATGGAGAAAGGTGTCAGAAAGCGTGGGTACATATCTCAATGAAGATCAAGACAAACGTATGGAAAAGATTATTGCTTTAAGTTACGACAAATTGCCTTATTATTTAAGATCCTGCTTTCTGTATTTGGGGATGTTCCCTGAAGATTTTGAGATCCCTGTTCGGAAATTGACCCTTATGTGGATCGCAGAGGGATTCATACTGCAAAAACCTGGGATAAGCCTGGAGGAAACTGCACAAGACTATTTAGAAGATCTTATCAGCAGAAACCTGGTAATGGTAGATAAAGTGAACCCTGATGGTAAAATTAGAACATGTCGCATTCATGACATGCTGCGTGAATTCTGCAAAAATGAAGCTGGAAATGCAAAAGAAAACTTCTTTCAAGAAATGAAAAGGTCAAGTGGAGGAATTTTCGATCCTTCAGTTTCAGAGGTTGTAAAATTTCGTCGTCTTTGCATTCATTCCAATGTCGTAAGCTTTATCTCGACAAAACCTTATGGTCCACGTATACGCTCATTTTTGTGTTTCTCTAAAGAAGATATCACACTGCTTCCTGAAAACATATCTTCCATCCCTGCAGCATTCAAATTACTTAGGGTTTTAGAAGGCAAGTCTTTTAAATTTACTAAATTTCCGAGTGACCTTACGAACCTCGTTCATTTGAGATACCTTGTTTTGTCGAGCAATTTCAAAGTCCTTCCCGATTCTATTGCCAAGCTTTGGAACATTCAAACTTTGATAGTTGATACGACTTCACGTACACTTGATATCAAAGCTGACATTTGGAAGATGATTCAATTGAGACATGTAAAGATAAATGCATCAACCACTCTACTGAAGTCATCAAAAACTAAAGGAGAGAAGCTTCAAACACTGGGTACAATATCACACCAAAGTTGCACAGAAGATTTTTTTGACCGGGCCCGGGGCTTAAAAAAATTGGGTATTCGTGGTCGAATTGACACACTTCTTGATGCCAAAGGTTTGGAAAAGTTAGGCAATCTTGATAAATTGAAGTTAGTGAATGATGCATTTCCTCTTCCACCATCTGAAGGCCGATTAACTTCCCTCCCACAACCATACAAGTTCCCACCGAAGTTGAGGAGCATCACATTATCTGCCACTTTTTTGGATTGGTCTCACATGGCAACGTTGGGGATGTTGGATACTCTTGAGGTACTCAAGTTGAAAGATAATGCCTTCGAGGGAAGTTGCTGGGAGGCAGCTGAAGGGGGTTTTCGTCATCTTGAAATCCTACAAGTTGAACGAACCAATTTAGTTGTTTGGGTTGCAGCAGGACATCATTTTCCGAGGCTTAGATGTCTTGTACTACGGAACTGTGAGAGGCTTGAAGCAATTCCAATTGGCCTAGCTGATAGCCTCCAGAAATTGGATTTGAAACGTGTCAACAAATCGGCATCAGATTCAGCTAGAAAAATTGAGGCCAAAAAATTGAAGCAAGGAACAGAAACTTCCAAAAGAAATCAATTCAAGCTCTACATTGCTCCGGGGGACGAATGA
- the LOC140880213 gene encoding putative late blight resistance protein homolog R1A-10 translates to MADAAVECLLDNLKQLLLYHANLILDAKNQVENLENDLRLFKAFLRDSTKKRKKDESLRVLVGQIRDVVYEAEDVIDAFVTQAAEIKSKNYFKRALFSPAKLLKVAKEVEEIGAKVRNVYDKNRIDFACLDIDGGAAQDNIPEDKPDPSPRQENIVGFEDETDTIIKYLTEESKELEVISIIGMPGLGKTTLAGKIFHDQRILYEFPTRIWVYVSQEFKKRDVFLSILSNFTRITEDIYRKKDQDIVKLLKANLEKGKFLIVMDDVWTAAAWTELQDAFPKSNNMGKILITSRNEEVARQANRDREPHKLRLLTPEESWLLLRLEVFRKPEFPPELEVLGKLIVERCGFLPLAIVVIGGTLVKRASAGDMSARRNAWEKVSKSVGTYLNDDQDERMEKIISLSYNKLPYSLRPCFLYLGMFPEDFEIPVKRLTLMWIAEGFIQQKPGINLEETAQDYIEDLISRNLVMVEKVSPDGKIKTCRIHDMLREFCKNEAGSTKENFFQEMKRSSGGIFEPSITEVEKFRRLCIHSNVVSFISAKPFGPRVRSFLCLSKEEITLLPENISCIPAAFKLLRVLEGKSFKFTKFPADVTNLLHLRYLVLSSNFKVLPDSISKLWNIQTLIVDTTQRALDIKADIWKMIQLRHLKINASTNLLKTSKTKEGEKLQTLGTISPQSCTEDFFDRARGLKKLGIRGRIDTLLDVKGLEKLGNLDKLKLVNDVFPLPPSEGRLPCLPQPYKFPPKLRSITLSATFLDWPHMSTLGMLDTLEVLKLKDNAFEGRSWEATEGGFRHLEILHIERTNLVVWVASFHHFPRLRTLVLRNCERLEAIPIGLADSLQKLDLKRVSKSAIDSAKKIGEEKRLKLGTETSKRNQFKLCIAPGD, encoded by the exons ATGGCGGACGCAGCAGTAGAGTGCCTGCTCGATAATCTGAAGCAGCTTCTTCTCTATCATGCAAATTTAATCCTCGACGCCAAAAACCAAGTCGAAAACCTCGAAAACGATCTCCGATTGTTCAAAGCCTTTCTCAGGGACTCCACCAAAAAGCGCAAGAAGGACGAATCTCTGCGCGTATTGGTGGGACAGATCAGAGATGTGGTGTACGAGGCGGAAGATGTCATCGATGCTTTCGTCACCCAGGCGGCGGAGATCAAATCCAAGAATTATTTCAAGAGAGCTTTGTTTTCTCCTGCCAAGCTTCTCAAAGTTGCCAAGGAGGTTGAGGAGATCGGAGCAAAGGTTAGAAATGTATATGATAAGAACAGGATCGACTTTGCTTGTCTGGATATCGACGGCGGCGCTGCCCAGGATAACATTCCCGAGGACAAGCcg GATCCATCGCCCAGGCAAGAAAATATTGTGGGGTTCGAAGATGAGACAGATACTATAATCAAATATTTGACTGAAGAATCCAAGGAACTAGAGGTCATCTCGATTATTGGTATGCCAGGCCTTGGCAAAACTACCCTAGCAGGAAAGATCTTTCATGACCAAAGAATTCTGTACGAATTTCCCACTCGTATATGGGTTTATGTCTCTCAAGAGTTCAAGAAAAGGGACGTGTTTCTCTCCATTCTTAGTAACTTTACCAGGATCACAGAAGATATATATCGCAAGAAGGACCAAGACATAGTAAAGTTACTAAAAGCAAATCTGGAGAAAGGAAAATTCTTGATTGTCATGGATGATGTGTGGACTGCTGCTGCATGGACTGAGCTACAGGATGCCTTCCCAAAATCCAATAACATGGGTAAAATCTTGATTACTAGTCGTAACGAGGAAGTTGCTAGGCAGGCTAATCGTGATCGAGAACCCCACAAGTTGCGTCTCCTAACTCCTGAAGAAAGTTGGTTGCTTCTCCGATTGGAGGTATTTCGCAAACCTGAATTCCCTCCGGAGTTAGAAGTGCTTGGAAAACTTATAGTTGAAAGATGTGGCTTCCTGCCGCTTGCTATAGTGGTGATTGGAGGGACTCTTGTAAAAAGAGCTTCTGCTGGAGATATGAGCGCTAGGAGAAATGCCTGGGAAAAGGTGTCAAAAAGCGTAGGTACATACCTGAATGATGATCAGGACGAGCGCATGGAAAAGATCATCTCATTGAGTTACAACAAATTGCCTTATTCCTTGAGACCTTGTTTCCTGTATTTGGGGATGTTTCCTGAAGATTTTGAGATCCCTGTTAAAAGATTGACCCTCATGTGGATCGCTGAGGGATTCATACAACAAAAACCTGGGATAAACTTAGAGGAAACGGCTCAAGACTACATAGAAGATCTTATCAGTAGAAACCTGGTAATGGTAGAAAAAGTGAGCCCTGATGGTAAAATTAAAACATGTCGCATTCATGACATGCTGCGTGAGTTCTGCAAAAACGAAGCAGGAAGTACAAAAGAAAACTTCTTTCAAGAAATGAAAAGGTCAAGTGGAGGAATCTTCGAGCCTTCAATTACTGAGGTTGAAAAATTCCGTCGTCTTTGCATACATTCCAATGTTGTAAGCTTTATCTCCGCAAAACCTTTTGGTCCACGTGTTCGTTCATTTTTGTGTCTTTCTAAGGAAGAGATCACATTGCTTCCTGAAAACATATCCTGCATCCCGGCAGCATTTAAATTACTCAGGGTTTTAGAAGGTAAGTCTTTCAAATTCACTAAATTTCCAGCTGATGTTACGAATCTCCTACATTTGCGATATCTTGTTCTGTCTAGCAATTTCAAAGTCCTTCCCGATTCTATTTCCAAGCTTTGGAACATTCAAACGTTGATAGTTGATACAACACAACGTGCACTTGATATCAAAGCTGACATATGGAAGATGATTCAATTAAGACATCTAAAGATAAATGCATCAACCAATCTGCTGAAGACGTCAAAAACTAAAGAAGGAGAAAAGCTACAAACACTAGGTACAATATCACCCCAAAGCTGCACGGAGGATTTTTTTGACAGGGCTCGTGGCCTAAAAAAATTGGGTATTCGTGGTCGAATAGACACACTTCTTGATGTCAAAGGTTTGGAAAAGTTAGGCAATCTTGATAAATTGAAGCTAGTGAATGACGTGTTTCCTCTTCCACCATCTGAAGGCCGATTGCCCTGCCTCCCACAACCATACAAATTCCCACCGAAGCTGAGGAGCATCACATTATCCGCCACATTTTTGGATTGGCCGCACATGTCAACGTTGGGGATGTTGGATACTCTTGAGGTACTCAAATTGAAAGATAATGCCTTCGAGGGAAGGAGCTGGGAGGCAACTGAAGGGGGTTTTCGCCATCTTGAAATCCTACATATTGAACGAACAAATTTAGTTGTTTGGGTCGCTTCATTTCATCATTTTCCAAGGCTAAGAACTCTCGTGCTTAGAAACTGTGAGAGGCTTGAAGCAATTCCAATTGGCTTAGCTGACAGCCTCCAGAAATTGGATTTGAAACGTGTCAGCAAATCTGCGATAGATTCTGCCAAGAAAATTGGGGAGGAAAAAAGATTGAAGCTAGGTACAGAAACTTCTAAAAGAAATCAATTCAAGCTTTGCATTGCTCCCGGAGACTAA